ATACAGGGTCCTCGCCGCTCCCGGGTTGAGTGAATCGGCGATCCGTACGGTCCGTTCGGCTTCCTCCAGATTGCCTTTCATCTTGTAGATGAAACCGATGTTCAACTGCACCGCCGCGTTGTTCGGGTCGAGCGAGAGAGCCTTCTGGTATTCCGCGAACGCGTCGTCGTACGCAGACTGCTTGTAGAGAGCGTCGGCGAGACCCTGTCGGGCCTGCAGATTCGCCGGCTCCAGAAGGCACAGGGCGCGATACTGCTCGAGCACCTTATCCGCCTGATTCTTGTTCTCGTAGTAGCGAACGAGACGCCGGCGGATTCCCCCGGCACGGGGATCGTCTCCCGCTTGCGCGAGGAAGGCGGTGTACTCCCTGAGGGCATCGGCATCGCGGGCGGCCAGTTCGTAAAGTTTGCCCAGGTTGTAGTGCACCCCGCTGTCGAGCGGATCCAGATCCCTCGCTCGGACGAGCGCTCGTTCCGCGTCCTCCGGGTCGGCCTTGAGCAGGTAGACCTGACCAAGCCGCGCCCAGGCCGCAGCCTGGCCGGGTGATATCAGGAGCGCCGCCTGCAATTGTGTCTCCGCGGCGTCGAGTTCCTTGAGAGCCATGTGGATTTGGGCGACCTCGTAGCGCATCTCCCAGACTTCGGGTTGGGCCACGATCAACTGCTCGAACGCCGCCGCCGCGTCCGCGAGCTTCCCGGCATCGCGGAGCGCTCGCGCCTGTTCGATGCTCGGCGGAGCAGCTTCCTGCGCGATCCCCGGTCTCATCGGCGCGCAGAGAAGAGCGCACAGCGTTCCCAGGGTTACAAGAATCGAACGTGATGTGCGTGGGGCGAGCATCGGTGAGGGCTCTCCGCGGCAGGTTGAGCGACCGGAATTCTAGGCGCAACAAGGATTTCCGTCAAATCCGTGATCTTTCGTGCGGAAGTGCTTGACACACTCAGGACCCTATGCGAAAATCCCCGCCCTCCAAGAGATTGTTCTTTGAAAACTAAGTGGTGCGAAAACCGTCCCTGCGACCATTCTAGTAACAAGAAGTAAATGAGCCCGGAAGGGCGTAACTCTACAAAGACAAAGGTCTAAAGCCTTTTCAAAGTGGAGAGTTTGATCCTGGCTCAGAGCGAACGCTGGCGGCGTGCTTAACACATGCAAGTCGTGC
This window of the Acidobacteriota bacterium genome carries:
- a CDS encoding tetratricopeptide repeat protein, with amino-acid sequence MLAPRTSRSILVTLGTLCALLCAPMRPGIAQEAAPPSIEQARALRDAGKLADAAAAFEQLIVAQPEVWEMRYEVAQIHMALKELDAAETQLQAALLISPGQAAAWARLGQVYLLKADPEDAERALVRARDLDPLDSGVHYNLGKLYELAARDADALREYTAFLAQAGDDPRAGGIRRRLVRYYENKNQADKVLEQYRALCLLEPANLQARQGLADALYKQSAYDDAFAEYQKALSLDPNNAAVQLNIGFIYKMKGNLEEAERTVRIADSLNPGAARTLYLLGSIQFERGDFPGAAASFEKTIALEPEHPQAHYHLSRALARLGRQEDARRELQLHQEIMKKAEEKSSSTTMERP